A genomic segment from Roseibium algicola encodes:
- the trbB gene encoding P-type conjugative transfer ATPase TrbB, whose translation MATLHQAPEGQVRSARMLRTALGPTITRLLEDPAVIEVMLNPDGRIWIDRLSEGLTGTGERLSPADGDRIVRLVAHHVGMEVHSGAPRVSAELPETGERFEGLLPPVVAAPSFAIRKPAVAVFTLEDYVAARIMMPAQAEALRSGVVTRANILVAGGTSTGKTTLTNALLSEVARTSERVILIEDTRELQCAAPNLVAMRTKDGVASLSDLVRSSLRLRPDRIPIGEVHGPEALDLLKAWGTGHPGGIGTIHAGSAIGALRRLEQLIQEAVVTVPRVLIAETIDIIAVLAGSGSQRRLVELARVEGLGPEGDYRVSSTVPATPSQSGEPS comes from the coding sequence ATGGCGACGTTACATCAAGCTCCGGAAGGCCAGGTACGCAGCGCGCGGATGCTCCGAACAGCACTCGGTCCCACGATCACCCGTCTTCTGGAAGATCCTGCCGTGATCGAAGTGATGCTGAACCCGGACGGGCGCATCTGGATCGACCGCCTCTCCGAAGGCCTCACCGGAACCGGAGAGCGGTTGTCTCCGGCCGACGGTGATCGCATCGTGCGCCTGGTCGCACACCATGTCGGCATGGAAGTCCATAGCGGTGCGCCGCGAGTTTCGGCTGAACTCCCAGAGACGGGTGAACGGTTCGAGGGCCTTCTTCCCCCTGTCGTTGCCGCTCCGAGCTTTGCCATCCGCAAGCCCGCCGTCGCTGTTTTTACCCTTGAGGACTACGTTGCCGCCAGGATCATGATGCCGGCACAAGCCGAAGCACTCCGCTCAGGCGTCGTGACACGTGCCAACATTCTCGTCGCCGGCGGGACCAGCACCGGCAAGACCACGCTGACCAACGCGCTGCTGTCCGAAGTCGCCAGGACCTCCGAACGTGTGATCCTCATCGAGGACACCCGCGAACTTCAGTGTGCAGCCCCCAACCTCGTTGCCATGCGCACCAAGGACGGCGTCGCCTCACTGTCCGATCTCGTCCGCTCTTCCTTGCGTCTGCGCCCGGATCGCATCCCGATCGGCGAGGTGCATGGACCGGAAGCCCTTGACCTCCTGAAGGCGTGGGGAACGGGCCATCCCGGCGGCATCGGCACGATCCACGCCGGCTCCGCGATAGGGGCGCTGCGCCGGCTCGAGCAACTCATCCAGGAAGCCGTCGTCACCGTTCCCCGTGTCCTGATCGCGGAAACGATCGACATCATCGCCGTGCTCGCCGGCAGCGGTTCTCAGCGGCGTCTCGTGGAACTGGCTCGCGTCGAAGGCCTTGGTCCCGAGGGTGACTATCGCGTTTCTTCTACCGTTCCCGCAACTCCCTCCCAATCAGGAGAGCCTTCATGA
- a CDS encoding esterase/lipase family protein, translating to MSAKLQKISAGIRAGIWIIVAALTFLVPLAASSEPLRPIVLIPGVLGTRLIDSSNGDLLWGSAASLRRLDRLVLSNGPRDPSPDDGVVVDGTIQEVSVFGVWKTQQYSTLRNHLAALGYTYQEDFFEFPYDWRQSNFTSAKRLAEFVDSTPELKDRDFDIVAHSMGGLVADIYIKREDAKRQVRRVIFMGTPFKGSTDTLATLTDGWGSVQNWMAGGLNTVRRFALSMPSFYELLPTYTNCCRLGEPGQSTNYDLLTFNGWKKVAWLPDPLNDVPVDQAIRRARELRRLSEEPFPANVTPFFVAGSGFTTRWQSYIQEGAESVSAFSSGAGDGTVAEISATNQNSQLAFVSLAQHSTLFNDDAARTTLTRILTGVRTPEDRNSVALSAASPSDVVELHRIGIEAESSILEEGQSTVVTVELTANASGAAVETVPVSLELSDPEGRTIPLEAIQEVDASAPRPVVRYRSTIGPFESAGAVEVRAAISGLRATIRDYVVIIEGPR from the coding sequence ATGTCTGCTAAGCTACAAAAAATCTCGGCTGGTATAAGAGCGGGCATTTGGATCATCGTAGCAGCATTGACTTTTCTCGTGCCCTTGGCCGCCTCGTCCGAGCCGCTCCGCCCGATTGTGCTGATCCCAGGAGTATTGGGAACTAGGCTGATCGACAGCTCAAACGGCGACCTCCTTTGGGGAAGTGCAGCAAGCCTTCGGCGTCTGGACAGACTGGTGCTTTCTAATGGCCCCAGAGACCCATCTCCAGACGACGGCGTCGTCGTCGACGGTACAATCCAGGAGGTATCGGTTTTTGGGGTCTGGAAGACGCAGCAATATTCGACCTTGCGAAATCACCTTGCAGCCCTTGGATACACATATCAGGAGGACTTCTTTGAGTTTCCCTACGATTGGCGGCAGAGCAATTTTACGTCCGCCAAACGGTTGGCCGAATTTGTTGACTCAACCCCCGAGCTGAAGGATCGGGATTTTGATATCGTCGCCCACAGCATGGGCGGATTGGTCGCTGACATCTACATCAAGCGGGAGGATGCAAAGCGCCAAGTTCGACGCGTGATCTTTATGGGCACACCATTCAAGGGATCCACGGACACGCTTGCGACGCTGACCGACGGATGGGGTTCGGTCCAGAACTGGATGGCGGGCGGTTTGAACACAGTGCGGCGCTTTGCGCTGTCCATGCCTTCATTCTACGAGTTGTTGCCGACATACACGAATTGCTGCCGGCTCGGAGAACCAGGACAGTCTACAAACTACGATCTTCTGACTTTCAACGGCTGGAAGAAGGTTGCTTGGCTACCTGACCCGCTAAACGATGTGCCCGTCGACCAAGCCATTCGAAGAGCGCGGGAACTGCGGCGGTTGAGCGAGGAGCCTTTCCCGGCGAACGTCACGCCATTCTTTGTTGCAGGGAGCGGGTTCACGACGAGATGGCAATCCTACATCCAGGAGGGCGCCGAAAGCGTTTCGGCGTTTTCAAGCGGCGCGGGTGACGGGACCGTGGCGGAGATCAGCGCCACAAACCAGAACTCGCAACTGGCTTTTGTGTCTCTCGCGCAGCATTCGACATTGTTCAATGATGACGCCGCGCGGACGACATTGACGCGAATACTCACCGGCGTGCGCACGCCCGAGGATAGAAACTCCGTTGCCCTTTCTGCAGCTTCGCCGAGTGACGTGGTCGAACTGCACCGGATCGGGATTGAGGCCGAATCCTCGATCTTGGAAGAGGGACAAAGCACGGTCGTCACAGTCGAACTCACCGCGAATGCCAGCGGTGCGGCAGTCGAAACCGTCCCGGTGAGCCTGGAGTTGTCGGATCCGGAGGGACGGACAATTCCTCTGGAAGCGATTCAGGAAGTGGACGCAAGCGCGCCTCGGCCCGTCGTCAGATACAGAAGCACCATAGGTCCGTTCGAGTCGGCCGGGGCTGTGGAGGTGCGAGCAGCAATTTCGGGACTGCGAGCTACAATTCGAGATTACGTCGTCATTATTGAGGGTCCGCGCTGA
- a CDS encoding CopG family transcriptional regulator — protein sequence MRARKKKAQISAYLDQDVMKMLSDYAERRDLSQSLVVEAAIASFLSPDADERREAVITKRLDQIDRRMTRLERDLGISVETLAIFVRFWLATTPALPEPAAQAARAKAGERYDAFVTALGRRLANGPKLRQEISEDVP from the coding sequence ATGAGGGCTCGCAAGAAGAAGGCTCAGATTTCTGCCTATCTCGACCAGGACGTTATGAAGATGCTCTCCGATTACGCCGAGCGCCGGGATCTTTCGCAGTCACTGGTCGTCGAGGCCGCCATCGCCTCCTTTCTGTCGCCAGACGCTGATGAGCGACGCGAAGCAGTTATCACCAAACGCCTCGACCAGATCGATCGGCGGATGACGCGGCTTGAACGCGATCTCGGGATATCCGTCGAGACCCTGGCCATCTTCGTTCGCTTCTGGCTTGCGACGACACCAGCACTTCCGGAACCGGCTGCGCAGGCAGCGCGTGCCAAAGCCGGTGAACGGTATGATGCGTTCGTCACCGCGCTGGGGAGACGATTGGCGAATGGACCGAAGCTGAGGCAGGAGATTTCCGAGGATGTTCCATGA
- a CDS encoding SUMF1/EgtB/PvdO family nonheme iron enzyme, with product MPNPYEDFRILRRVFKAILLVALSLCTFAPSFAQAQSSIERIQGSMVRVRVHGQNSSDLTINQYGTGFFLTPDGYIATAFHVVGKDKFTGELVDWKMEDGVPLRFFTIEYLGPNGDVVTYNGAVQMVDSASLVELDVAILKIAGSSFPAARCSFDRLAVDTQVRGAGWRKGRSAIDTIVPGLVNAPDPADGERLRIVGMRVDDGHSGGAIFKTGTAVVSALVTSGRDGRLVPGSTETFVTPLHMLKERFPYNLCATGVPPPPPLEAFRDCEECPNMVVIPPGEFQMGSAPNTPFPDDASEPIRTVTISSSFAIGRTEVTNQQWLECVRGGGCSKDAGGDIDPHTRYPIHFVNRQDALDFVRWLSLKTGQNYRLLTEAEWEYAARGGRNSIFHWGDAMADDLAACWGCPGRGDTSVSRKAFPVGQFPQNGFKLYDMSGNVSELVEDCWFSNHQDAPSDGRARLYEGCSDRVVRGGSFLDDPMSLRLFARRIYVGGSDRSESIGFRIARDLPDG from the coding sequence ATGCCGAACCCATACGAAGATTTCAGAATCCTTCGAAGAGTCTTCAAGGCAATACTGCTCGTCGCTCTCTCCTTGTGCACCTTTGCGCCATCCTTCGCACAGGCTCAGTCGTCTATCGAAAGAATTCAGGGGTCGATGGTCAGAGTGCGCGTGCACGGCCAGAACTCGAGTGACCTGACCATCAACCAGTACGGAACCGGCTTCTTCCTCACCCCGGACGGTTACATCGCGACAGCATTCCATGTGGTCGGAAAAGACAAGTTCACGGGGGAGTTGGTCGACTGGAAAATGGAAGACGGCGTGCCGCTGCGCTTCTTCACCATCGAGTATCTTGGGCCGAACGGGGACGTTGTTACCTACAATGGCGCGGTTCAAATGGTCGACAGTGCGAGCTTGGTGGAGCTTGATGTCGCGATTCTGAAGATCGCCGGGTCCAGCTTCCCGGCCGCGCGCTGCTCGTTCGATAGGTTGGCCGTAGATACTCAGGTGCGGGGCGCTGGCTGGAGAAAAGGTCGCAGCGCCATCGACACCATTGTCCCCGGTCTAGTCAACGCCCCCGACCCTGCCGACGGCGAGCGGCTTCGTATCGTAGGCATGCGCGTTGACGACGGGCATAGTGGCGGCGCCATATTCAAGACCGGCACGGCAGTTGTCAGTGCCTTGGTGACCTCCGGCAGAGACGGCCGACTTGTTCCTGGAAGCACCGAAACCTTCGTCACACCGCTTCACATGCTGAAGGAACGATTTCCCTACAACCTCTGTGCTACCGGCGTTCCACCTCCGCCTCCGCTGGAAGCGTTTCGCGACTGCGAAGAATGCCCGAATATGGTTGTGATCCCCCCGGGCGAATTTCAGATGGGGAGTGCGCCCAACACCCCGTTTCCGGATGATGCCTCGGAGCCGATCCGCACCGTTACGATTTCGTCGTCGTTTGCTATCGGGCGAACCGAGGTCACTAATCAGCAGTGGCTCGAATGTGTGCGGGGGGGAGGATGCAGCAAAGATGCCGGGGGCGATATCGATCCACATACGCGCTATCCGATCCATTTCGTAAACCGTCAAGATGCGCTCGATTTTGTGCGTTGGCTGTCGTTGAAGACGGGACAAAACTACAGATTGCTCACCGAAGCGGAGTGGGAATATGCAGCGAGAGGCGGGCGCAACTCCATCTTCCACTGGGGCGACGCCATGGCGGACGATCTTGCTGCCTGTTGGGGGTGTCCGGGAAGGGGTGACACAAGCGTGTCGAGGAAGGCCTTTCCGGTCGGGCAGTTTCCGCAAAACGGCTTCAAGTTGTACGACATGTCCGGAAACGTCTCGGAGCTCGTCGAAGACTGCTGGTTCAGCAATCACCAGGATGCGCCCAGTGACGGACGCGCTCGTCTGTATGAGGGTTGCTCAGACCGGGTCGTAAGGGGCGGGTCATTTCTTGACGACCCGATGTCATTGCGCCTCTTCGCCCGAAGAATCTATGTTGGAGGGTCAGACAGATCGGAATCGATAGGGTTTAGAATAGCAAGGGATTTGCCAGACGGCTGA
- a CDS encoding conjugal transfer protein TraG, producing the protein MSATKILWGQLLVVSLIVMLTSWGATQYVAWKLGFQAQLGPSWFEVASWPIYFPPAFFWWWYFYDAYAPNVFLHGAVIAASGGFLSIAVAIGMSVWRAREAKRVETYGSARWADKKEVRAANLLTSDGVILGCYEEDYLRHDGPEHVLCFAPTRSGKGVGLVVPSLLTWPGSAIVHDIKGENWQLTAGFRAQHGRILLFDPTNPKSAAYNPLLEVRRGEWEVRDVQNIADILVDPEGSLEKRNHWEKTSHALLVGAILHVLYAEEDKTLAGVAAFLSDPKRPIESTLAAMMKTAHLGDNRPHPVIASAARELLNKSENERSGVLSTAMSFLGLYRDPVVAEVTRGCDWRIADMVGGTRPTTLYLVVPPSDINRTKPLIRLILNQIGRRLAEDLRENSDRHRLLLMLDEFPALGRLDFFESALAFMAGYGLKSFLIAQSLNQIEKAYGPNNSILDNCHVRVSFATNDERTAKRVSDALGTATEMKAMKNYAGHRLSPWLGHLMVSRSETARQLLTPGEIMQLPPTDEIVMVAGTPPIRAKKARYYEDKRFSERILPPPEPASAIQRQCDDWSDLSLPAIPEISPKASEMAAQDEDPTGSERRHQLELNRVEPVKEKAPSENEFEVDLTDDSEDDTARTSRMTRVMQGVARQVSLDSGDGMEL; encoded by the coding sequence ATGTCTGCGACAAAAATCCTCTGGGGCCAGCTTTTGGTGGTCTCTCTCATTGTGATGCTCACCTCTTGGGGCGCAACGCAATACGTTGCCTGGAAACTGGGCTTTCAGGCGCAACTTGGTCCTTCTTGGTTCGAAGTGGCCAGTTGGCCAATCTACTTTCCGCCGGCCTTCTTCTGGTGGTGGTACTTCTATGATGCGTATGCGCCGAACGTCTTTCTGCACGGCGCCGTTATTGCTGCTTCCGGCGGATTTCTATCCATTGCCGTTGCCATCGGCATGTCAGTCTGGCGGGCGCGCGAAGCAAAACGCGTTGAGACCTACGGGTCTGCCCGTTGGGCCGACAAGAAAGAGGTGAGGGCGGCGAATCTTCTGACTTCTGATGGCGTCATTCTTGGCTGCTACGAGGAAGACTATCTCCGCCATGATGGTCCGGAACATGTGCTCTGTTTTGCGCCCACCCGCTCTGGCAAGGGCGTCGGTCTGGTCGTCCCTTCGCTGCTTACCTGGCCGGGCTCGGCCATCGTCCACGATATCAAGGGAGAAAACTGGCAGTTGACCGCCGGCTTCCGCGCACAGCACGGCCGGATCCTTCTGTTCGATCCCACCAATCCGAAATCGGCCGCCTACAATCCGTTGCTCGAAGTCCGCCGCGGCGAATGGGAAGTGCGCGATGTTCAGAACATCGCCGACATCCTGGTGGATCCGGAAGGGTCCCTCGAAAAGCGGAACCACTGGGAGAAGACGTCCCATGCGCTTCTCGTTGGCGCGATCCTGCATGTTCTCTATGCCGAGGAGGACAAGACACTCGCAGGTGTCGCGGCTTTCCTGTCCGACCCGAAAAGACCGATCGAGTCGACCTTGGCTGCGATGATGAAGACCGCCCATCTGGGCGATAACAGGCCGCATCCGGTGATTGCCAGCGCGGCACGGGAGCTACTCAACAAATCCGAGAATGAGCGCTCCGGAGTCCTATCGACAGCCATGTCGTTCCTGGGACTTTACCGGGATCCCGTCGTGGCCGAAGTCACGCGCGGTTGCGACTGGCGGATTGCCGACATGGTGGGTGGCACGCGCCCAACGACGCTTTATCTCGTGGTACCGCCGTCGGACATTAATCGTACCAAGCCGCTGATCCGCCTGATCCTCAATCAGATCGGCCGCCGTTTGGCAGAAGATCTTCGGGAAAATTCCGACCGGCACCGGTTGCTTCTGATGCTCGATGAGTTTCCGGCTCTGGGGCGATTGGATTTCTTCGAGTCGGCCCTCGCATTCATGGCCGGCTATGGCCTCAAGAGCTTCCTGATTGCTCAATCATTGAACCAGATCGAAAAGGCTTACGGGCCGAACAATTCGATCCTCGACAATTGCCACGTTCGCGTCAGCTTCGCAACGAACGACGAGCGGACCGCCAAGCGTGTTTCCGATGCTTTAGGCACCGCGACAGAGATGAAGGCTATGAAGAACTATGCCGGTCACCGGCTGAGCCCGTGGCTCGGTCATCTCATGGTCTCCCGATCCGAGACCGCGCGCCAGTTGCTTACCCCAGGCGAGATCATGCAGCTTCCGCCAACCGACGAGATTGTCATGGTTGCGGGCACGCCGCCAATCCGGGCAAAAAAGGCTCGCTACTATGAGGACAAGCGGTTCAGCGAACGTATCCTACCGCCGCCCGAGCCAGCTTCGGCCATCCAAAGGCAGTGCGATGATTGGAGCGACCTGTCACTTCCTGCGATTCCCGAAATCAGCCCAAAAGCGTCGGAGATGGCTGCACAGGACGAGGATCCAACGGGGTCTGAACGCCGGCACCAACTGGAACTCAACAGAGTTGAGCCTGTCAAAGAGAAGGCCCCGAGCGAAAACGAATTCGAGGTCGATCTGACTGACGACAGTGAGGATGACACCGCCCGGACCAGCCGGATGACCCGGGTCATGCAAGGTGTAGCGCGGCAAGTCTCGCTCGATTCCGGCGATGGCATGGAGCTGTGA